The following are from one region of the Pseudomonas putida genome:
- the flgC gene encoding flagellar basal body rod protein FlgC: protein MSLSSVFNIAGSGMSAQNTRLNTVASNIANAETVSSSIDQTYRARHPVFATTFQDAQAGSSQSLFEDQGEAGQGVQVKGIVEDQSNLEARYEPNHPAANKDGYVYYPNVNVVEEMADMISASRAFQTNAELMNTAKSMMQKVLTLGQ from the coding sequence ATGTCCCTTTCCAGTGTTTTCAATATTGCCGGTAGCGGCATGAGTGCGCAGAACACGCGCCTGAACACCGTTGCGTCGAACATCGCCAACGCCGAGACCGTGTCCTCGAGCATCGACCAGACCTACCGCGCTCGCCACCCGGTGTTCGCCACTACCTTCCAGGACGCACAGGCCGGCAGCAGCCAGTCGCTGTTCGAGGACCAGGGTGAGGCAGGGCAGGGCGTGCAGGTAAAGGGCATCGTCGAGGACCAGAGCAACCTGGAGGCCCGTTACGAGCCCAACCACCCGGCGGCGAACAAGGACGGCTACGTCTACTACCCGAACGTCAACGTGGTCGAGGAGATGGCTGACATGATCTCCGCCAGCCGCGCGTTCCAGACCAATGCCGAGCTGATGAACACGGCCAAGAGCATGATGCAGAAAGTCCTGACCCTGGGGCAGTGA
- the flgB gene encoding flagellar basal body rod protein FlgB — protein sequence MSISFDKALGIHEKALGFRAQRAEVLANNIANADTPNYKARDMDFASVLAAESDKQQSGGRFSLDRTNSRHIEAEGLAMADDTLKYRTPTQPSIDQNTVDAQIEQSNYTENAVGFQASFTLLNSKFKGLVSALRGE from the coding sequence ATGAGCATCAGCTTCGACAAGGCGCTTGGTATTCACGAAAAGGCCCTGGGCTTCCGCGCCCAGCGCGCCGAAGTGCTGGCCAACAACATCGCCAACGCCGACACGCCCAACTACAAGGCGCGTGACATGGACTTCGCCTCGGTGCTCGCCGCCGAAAGCGATAAACAGCAGAGCGGTGGCCGCTTCAGCCTCGATCGTACCAACAGCCGCCATATCGAGGCCGAGGGCTTGGCCATGGCCGACGATACCCTCAAGTACCGCACGCCAACGCAGCCGTCGATCGATCAGAACACCGTGGACGCGCAGATCGAGCAATCGAACTACACCGAGAACGCCGTCGGCTTCCAGGCCAGCTTCACCTTGCTCAACAGTAAATTCAAAGGGCTGGTTTCGGCCCTGCGGGGAGAATGA
- the cheR gene encoding protein-glutamate O-methyltransferase CheR, whose product MSTGNLDFEQFRVFLEKACGILLGENKQYLVSSRLNKLMEQQGIKSLGELVQRIQAQPRGGLREQVVDAMTTNETLWFRDTYPFEVLKNKVIPEFIRNNPGQRLRMWSAACSSGQEPYSISMAIDEFERSNLGQLKMGAQIVATDLSGTMLTNCKTGEYDSLAIARGLSQERLQRYFDTKGPGRWAVKPAIRSRVEFRAFNLLDSYASLGKFDVVFCRNVLIYFSAQVKKDILLRIHSTLKPGGYLFLGASEALNGLPDHYQMVQCSPGIIYQAK is encoded by the coding sequence GTGTCTACGGGTAATTTGGATTTCGAACAGTTCCGGGTATTCCTGGAGAAAGCCTGTGGCATCCTGCTGGGCGAGAATAAGCAGTACCTGGTTTCCAGCCGTCTCAACAAGCTGATGGAGCAACAGGGTATCAAGAGCCTGGGCGAGCTGGTGCAGCGCATTCAGGCCCAGCCGCGTGGCGGTTTGCGCGAACAGGTGGTCGATGCCATGACCACCAACGAGACCCTGTGGTTTCGCGACACCTACCCGTTCGAGGTGCTGAAGAACAAGGTCATTCCCGAGTTCATTCGCAACAACCCCGGCCAGCGCCTGCGCATGTGGTCGGCGGCGTGTTCGTCGGGGCAGGAGCCGTATTCCATCTCGATGGCCATCGACGAGTTCGAGCGCAGCAACCTCGGCCAGTTGAAGATGGGCGCGCAGATCGTTGCCACCGACTTGTCCGGCACCATGCTGACCAACTGCAAGACCGGTGAGTACGACAGCCTGGCGATTGCCCGTGGCTTGTCCCAGGAGCGCCTGCAGCGCTACTTCGACACCAAGGGGCCGGGGCGCTGGGCAGTCAAGCCGGCGATTCGCAGTCGCGTCGAGTTCCGCGCCTTCAACCTGCTCGACAGCTATGCCAGCCTGGGCAAGTTCGATGTGGTGTTCTGCCGCAACGTGCTGATCTACTTCTCGGCGCAGGTGAAAAAGGACATCCTGTTGCGCATTCACAGTACCTTGAAGCCGGGTGGGTACCTGTTCCTCGGCGCTTCCGAGGCGCTGAACGGGCTACCGGACCATTACCAGATGGTGCAGTGCAGCCCGGGGATCATCTACCAGGCCAAGTAA
- a CDS encoding chemotaxis protein CheV, protein MAGVMDSVNQRTQLVGQNRLELLLFRLNGEQLYGINVFKVREVLQCPALTLLPKAHPVVRGVANIRGATIPILDLSMATGLRPLQEDTRNSFVIITEYNTKTQGFLVHSVERIVNMNWEAIHPPPKGTGRDHYLTAVTRVDNRMVEIIDVEKVLAEVAPSSESVSDGVIDAEVQDKAVLLRVLTVDDSSVARKQVSRCLQTVGVEVVALNDGRQALNYLRQLVDEGKKPEEEFLMMISDIEMPEMDGYTLTAEIRSDPRMQKLHICLHTSLSGVFNQAMVKKVGADDFLAKFKPDDLAQRVVDRIKATH, encoded by the coding sequence ATGGCAGGTGTGATGGATTCGGTCAACCAGCGCACACAGCTGGTGGGGCAGAATCGCCTGGAATTGCTGCTGTTTCGCCTCAATGGTGAACAGCTTTACGGCATCAACGTATTCAAGGTCAGGGAAGTGCTGCAATGCCCTGCGCTGACGCTGCTGCCCAAGGCGCACCCGGTGGTGCGCGGCGTCGCCAATATTCGCGGGGCGACCATCCCGATCCTCGACTTGTCGATGGCCACCGGGTTGCGGCCGCTGCAGGAAGACACGCGCAACAGCTTCGTGATCATCACCGAATACAACACCAAGACCCAGGGTTTCCTGGTGCACTCGGTGGAGCGCATCGTCAACATGAACTGGGAGGCAATCCATCCGCCACCCAAGGGCACCGGACGCGACCACTACCTGACTGCGGTCACCCGGGTAGATAACCGCATGGTCGAGATCATCGACGTGGAGAAGGTGCTGGCCGAAGTGGCGCCTTCGTCGGAGTCGGTGTCGGACGGGGTGATCGATGCCGAGGTGCAGGACAAGGCCGTGCTGCTGCGGGTGCTCACCGTCGACGATTCCTCGGTGGCGCGCAAGCAGGTCAGCCGTTGCCTGCAGACCGTGGGGGTGGAGGTGGTGGCGCTCAATGACGGCCGCCAGGCCCTGAACTACCTGCGCCAGCTGGTGGACGAGGGCAAGAAGCCGGAAGAAGAGTTCCTGATGATGATCTCGGACATTGAAATGCCGGAAATGGACGGCTATACGCTAACGGCAGAGATCCGCAGCGATCCGCGCATGCAAAAATTGCATATCTGCCTGCATACTTCGCTGTCCGGGGTGTTCAACCAGGCGATGGTCAAGAAGGTCGGTGCCGATGACTTCCTGGCCAAGTTCAAACCGGACGACCTGGCCCAGCGGGTGGTCGACCGGATCAAGGCAACGCATTGA
- the flgA gene encoding flagellar basal body P-ring formation chaperone FlgA, whose protein sequence is MYTKTTFSRRLTRLLTGSLAMLCLLLPGVRTVADAFTLPEQLIGVTQGFLEFSVEDYLATTQTAGRYEIQVNPLDPRLRMPLCSQQLDASLESPAQPLGRVTVKVRCEGMAPWTVFVPATVRLFRDVVVVTRPLKRDNVVGEGDVALRERDVGTLGQGFLTELDQALGMKMLRPTVIDQVLTPQHLEQAEVVRKGDHVVIIARSGSLSVRMPGEALSKGSLSEQIRVRNLNSKRVVKARVTGPGQVEVSM, encoded by the coding sequence ATGTACACGAAAACGACATTTTCCCGACGATTGACGCGCCTGCTGACTGGCTCGCTGGCCATGCTGTGCCTGTTGCTGCCCGGCGTTCGCACGGTAGCGGACGCGTTTACCTTGCCTGAACAACTTATCGGTGTCACCCAAGGGTTTCTTGAATTCAGCGTCGAAGATTACCTGGCGACCACCCAGACCGCCGGCCGCTACGAAATCCAGGTCAACCCGCTGGACCCGCGCCTGCGCATGCCGTTGTGCAGCCAGCAACTTGACGCCTCGCTGGAAAGCCCGGCCCAGCCGCTGGGCCGCGTCACGGTAAAGGTGCGCTGCGAAGGCATGGCACCGTGGACCGTGTTCGTGCCGGCCACCGTGCGGCTGTTCCGCGACGTAGTGGTGGTGACCCGCCCGCTCAAGCGCGACAACGTGGTGGGCGAAGGCGACGTTGCCCTGCGCGAGCGCGATGTCGGTACCCTGGGCCAAGGCTTCCTGACCGAACTGGATCAGGCGCTGGGCATGAAAATGCTGCGCCCGACGGTGATCGACCAGGTCCTCACCCCGCAACACCTGGAACAGGCCGAGGTGGTGCGCAAGGGCGACCACGTGGTGATCATCGCCCGCAGTGGCAGCCTGAGCGTGCGCATGCCCGGCGAAGCCCTGAGCAAAGGCAGCCTGAGTGAACAGATCCGGGTGCGCAACCTCAATTCCAAACGGGTGGTCAAGGCCAGGGTGACCGGCCCCGGCCAGGTCGAGGTCAGTATGTAG
- the flgM gene encoding flagellar biosynthesis anti-sigma factor FlgM, with protein sequence MVIDFSRLNNSPSVTGGVRGNTAPGSAEKPAASQEAATATSASGEAVHLSQEAQQLQKISDKLRDEPVVNSARVAQLKQAIADGSYQVDAGRVASKLLDFEAQR encoded by the coding sequence ATGGTCATCGACTTCAGTCGTTTGAATAACTCTCCGTCCGTCACGGGCGGCGTGCGCGGCAACACCGCGCCCGGCAGCGCCGAAAAACCGGCAGCCAGCCAGGAAGCGGCAACCGCCACCAGCGCCAGCGGAGAAGCGGTACACCTCAGCCAGGAGGCCCAGCAGTTGCAGAAGATCAGCGACAAGCTGCGCGACGAGCCGGTGGTCAACAGTGCCCGTGTGGCCCAGTTGAAACAGGCAATCGCCGACGGCAGCTACCAGGTCGATGCCGGCCGGGTCGCCAGCAAACTGCTCGATTTCGAAGCCCAGCGCTGA
- a CDS encoding flagellar protein FlgN, whose translation MHDTTLLQLIEDDIAPMQELLDLLQKEAIALHGRDMPLLEQILARKQSLIILLEQHGQRRSQLLGSLGLSADRAGVQAVAAQSPHGEVMLQRLDMLSQLMDNCQQVNQTNGRIIQVQQHATNNQIRILMGGDSPSLYDSRGSTSPLAKPRALSQV comes from the coding sequence ATGCACGACACCACCTTGCTGCAACTGATCGAAGATGACATTGCCCCGATGCAGGAACTGCTGGACCTTCTGCAAAAAGAAGCGATCGCCCTGCATGGCCGCGACATGCCGCTGCTGGAGCAGATCCTGGCGCGCAAGCAGTCGTTGATCATCTTGCTCGAGCAGCACGGCCAGCGCCGCAGCCAGTTGCTCGGCAGCCTGGGCCTGAGTGCCGATCGGGCCGGTGTACAAGCGGTGGCCGCGCAATCGCCCCATGGCGAAGTGATGCTGCAGCGGCTCGACATGCTTTCGCAGTTGATGGACAACTGCCAGCAGGTCAACCAGACCAATGGCCGGATCATTCAGGTGCAGCAACACGCCACCAACAACCAGATCCGCATCCTCATGGGCGGCGATTCGCCGTCGCTCTATGACAGTCGTGGCAGCACCTCGCCGCTGGCCAAGCCACGGGCCCTCAGTCAAGTGTGA
- a CDS encoding flagellar brake protein translates to MFNESDAPQPPKVLNTPLEIAANLRQLQESHDPLIITFHDRSQRFQSYVVHVDRESNTLALDEMIPRDGEKFIENGEHFRVEGFHDGVRIAWDCNHALKISEVDGHRCYRGAMPQEVTYHQRRNAFRAALKLSQLVDIILDGAHLKGNGALRGKLLDISATGCKLRFDGNVEDRLQLGQVYERFKAGNPLGLVDTMVELRHLHYEERINTTFAGVRFHNLTGQAQRKIESFVYQLQREARRFDKDDY, encoded by the coding sequence GTGTTCAATGAATCCGATGCCCCGCAGCCGCCAAAGGTGCTGAACACCCCTTTGGAGATTGCGGCCAACTTACGGCAGCTGCAGGAAAGCCACGACCCCCTGATCATCACCTTCCATGACCGCAGCCAGCGCTTCCAGAGCTATGTGGTGCACGTGGACCGTGAAAGCAACACCCTGGCGCTGGACGAAATGATCCCGCGCGACGGCGAGAAGTTCATCGAGAACGGCGAACACTTCCGTGTCGAAGGCTTCCACGATGGCGTGCGTATCGCCTGGGACTGCAACCACGCGTTGAAGATCAGTGAAGTCGACGGTCACCGCTGCTACCGCGGCGCCATGCCCCAGGAGGTGACCTATCACCAGCGCCGCAACGCCTTCCGCGCCGCGCTGAAGCTGTCGCAACTGGTCGATATCATCCTCGATGGTGCCCACCTGAAGGGCAACGGTGCCCTGCGTGGCAAGTTGCTGGACATCTCTGCCACCGGCTGCAAATTGCGTTTCGACGGCAATGTCGAAGATCGCCTGCAACTGGGCCAGGTGTATGAGCGCTTCAAGGCGGGTAACCCGCTGGGGCTGGTGGACACCATGGTCGAACTGCGCCACCTGCACTATGAAGAGCGGATCAACACCACCTTCGCCGGTGTGCGCTTCCACAACCTCACCGGGCAGGCGCAGCGCAAGATCGAGAGCTTTGTGTACCAGCTGCAGCGTGAGGCGCGCCGGTTCGACAAGGACGACTACTGA
- a CDS encoding MFS transporter has product MRNIWKPFQSLYFAALMMLIGSGLLSTYLALRLAADHVDSLWVGALMAANYFGLAVGGKVGHRLIGRVGHIRAYATCAGIVGAAVLGHGLTSWLPAWVGLRMIVGLGMMCQYMVIESWLNEQADVKHRGAVFSGYMIASYLGLVLGQLILVVHPQLGLELLMLVAMCFTLCLVPVAMTRRIHPAPLRPAPMEPKFFIKRVPQSLSTVLGSGLIVGSFYGLAPLYAAGQGMSTEQVGLFMGSCIFAGLLVQWPLGWLSDRYDRAVLIRSVAVGLALASAPLAVLPSVPLELLFGIGFVISLLQFCLYPLAVAFSNDHVESERRVSLTAMLLVTYGVGACIGPLAAGVLMKVLGPQMLYAFFVFFALVLVWRIRPKAVTGLHQVQDAPLGHVAMPAAGSPLSAALDPRVDEQTVQDVMQAPVAAEDTEAEEKGTGQPASEPQEVSKSV; this is encoded by the coding sequence ATGCGAAATATATGGAAGCCGTTTCAGTCGTTGTATTTCGCCGCGCTGATGATGTTGATCGGCTCGGGCCTGCTCAGTACCTATCTGGCCCTGCGCCTGGCGGCCGACCATGTCGACAGCCTGTGGGTAGGTGCGTTGATGGCCGCCAACTACTTTGGCCTGGCGGTCGGCGGCAAAGTCGGCCATCGGTTGATTGGCCGGGTCGGGCACATACGCGCCTATGCCACCTGCGCCGGTATCGTCGGCGCGGCGGTACTCGGCCATGGCCTGACCAGCTGGCTACCGGCCTGGGTCGGGCTGCGGATGATCGTCGGCCTGGGCATGATGTGCCAGTACATGGTCATCGAGAGCTGGCTCAACGAGCAGGCCGATGTGAAGCACCGCGGCGCAGTGTTCAGCGGCTACATGATCGCCTCGTACCTGGGCTTGGTGCTTGGCCAACTGATACTGGTGGTGCACCCTCAGCTAGGCCTGGAGCTGCTGATGCTGGTGGCCATGTGTTTCACCCTGTGCCTGGTACCGGTCGCGATGACCCGGCGCATCCACCCGGCGCCGCTGCGACCGGCACCGATGGAGCCCAAGTTCTTCATCAAGCGTGTACCGCAGTCGCTCAGCACGGTGCTGGGCTCGGGGCTGATCGTCGGTTCGTTCTATGGCCTGGCGCCATTGTATGCCGCTGGCCAGGGCATGAGTACCGAGCAGGTCGGCCTGTTCATGGGTAGCTGCATCTTTGCCGGCCTGCTGGTGCAGTGGCCGCTGGGCTGGTTGTCCGACCGCTACGACCGGGCCGTGCTGATCCGCAGCGTGGCGGTGGGGCTGGCGCTGGCCTCGGCGCCGCTGGCGGTACTGCCCAGTGTGCCGCTGGAATTGCTGTTCGGCATAGGATTTGTGATTTCGTTGCTGCAGTTCTGCCTGTACCCGCTGGCGGTGGCGTTTTCCAACGACCATGTGGAAAGCGAGCGGCGGGTGTCGCTGACCGCGATGCTGCTGGTGACCTATGGCGTGGGGGCGTGCATCGGGCCGTTGGCCGCTGGCGTGCTGATGAAGGTGCTGGGCCCGCAGATGCTGTATGCCTTCTTCGTATTCTTTGCCCTGGTGCTGGTGTGGCGCATTCGTCCGAAGGCGGTCACCGGGCTGCACCAGGTGCAGGATGCGCCGTTGGGCCACGTGGCGATGCCGGCGGCCGGTTCGCCGTTGTCGGCGGCGCTGGACCCGCGGGTTGATGAGCAGACCGTGCAGGATGTGATGCAGGCGCCGGTGGCCGCAGAGGACACCGAGGCGGAAGAGAAGGGGACCGGGCAACCGGCGTCTGAGCCGCAGGAGGTCAGCAAGTCGGTGTAA
- the bkdR gene encoding Bkd operon transcriptional regulator BkdR yields the protein MRKLDRTDIGILNSLQENARITNAELARSVNLSPTPCFNRVRAMEELGVIRQQVTLLSPEALGLDVNVFIHVSLEKQVEQSLHRFEEEIAERPEVMECYLMTGDPDYLLRVLLPSIQALERFLDYLTRLPGVANIRSSFALKQVRYKTALPLPANGMTLRE from the coding sequence ATGCGCAAACTCGATCGTACCGATATCGGCATTCTCAACAGCCTGCAGGAAAACGCCCGCATCACCAACGCCGAGCTGGCGCGCTCGGTAAACCTGTCGCCCACGCCCTGCTTCAACCGGGTGCGGGCCATGGAGGAACTGGGGGTGATCCGTCAGCAGGTGACCTTGCTGTCGCCTGAGGCGTTGGGGCTGGATGTGAACGTGTTCATTCACGTGAGCCTGGAGAAGCAGGTTGAGCAGTCGCTGCACCGCTTCGAGGAAGAGATAGCAGAACGGCCTGAGGTGATGGAGTGCTATTTGATGACCGGCGACCCGGATTACCTGCTGCGGGTGTTGTTGCCGAGCATCCAGGCGCTGGAGCGTTTTCTCGATTACCTGACGCGGTTGCCGGGGGTGGCCAACATACGTTCGAGTTTCGCCCTCAAGCAGGTGCGCTACAAGACCGCCTTGCCGTTGCCGGCCAATGGCATGACGTTGCGGGAATAG
- a CDS encoding 3-methyl-2-oxobutanoate dehydrogenase (2-methylpropanoyl-transferring) subunit alpha — protein MNEYAPLRLHVPEPTGRPGCQTDFSYLRLNDAGQTRKPPVDVDAADTADLAYSLVRVLDEQGNAQGPWAEDIDPQILRQGMRAMLKTRIFDSRMVVAQRQKKMSFYMQSLGEEAIGSGQALALNRSDMCFPTYRQQSILMARDVSLVDMICQLLSNERDPLKGRQLPIMYSVREAGFFTISGNLATQFVQAVGWAMASAIKGDTKIASAWIGDGATAESDFHTALTFAHVYRAPVILNVVNNQWAISTFQAIAGGESTTFAGRGVGCGIASLRVDGNDFVAVYAASRWAAERARRGLGPCLIEWVTYRAGPHSTSDDPSKYRPADDWSHFPLGDPIARLKQHLIKIGHWSEEEHQATTAEFEAAVIAAQKEAEQYGTLANGHIPSAASMFEDVYKEMPDHLRRQRQELGV, from the coding sequence ATGAACGAGTACGCCCCCCTGCGTTTGCATGTGCCCGAGCCTACCGGCCGGCCAGGCTGCCAGACCGATTTCTCCTACCTGCGCCTGAACGATGCAGGTCAAACCCGTAAACCCCCTGTCGATGTCGATGCTGCCGACACCGCCGACCTCGCCTACAGCCTGGTCCGCGTGCTCGACGAGCAAGGCAACGCCCAAGGCCCATGGGCCGAGGACATCGACCCGCAAATTCTCCGCCAAGGCATGCGTGCCATGCTCAAGACGCGGATTTTCGACAGCCGCATGGTGGTCGCCCAGCGCCAGAAGAAGATGTCCTTCTACATGCAGAGCCTGGGTGAAGAAGCCATCGGCAGCGGCCAGGCGCTGGCGCTGAACCGCAGCGACATGTGCTTCCCCACCTACCGCCAGCAAAGCATCCTGATGGCCCGCGACGTTTCGCTGGTCGATATGATCTGCCAGCTGCTGTCCAACGAGCGCGATCCGCTCAAGGGCCGCCAGCTGCCAATCATGTATTCGGTACGCGAGGCCGGTTTCTTCACTATCAGCGGCAACCTGGCGACCCAGTTCGTACAGGCGGTCGGCTGGGCCATGGCCTCGGCGATCAAGGGCGATACCAAGATCGCCTCGGCATGGATCGGCGATGGCGCCACCGCCGAGTCGGACTTCCATACCGCCCTCACCTTCGCCCACGTTTACCGTGCCCCGGTGATCCTCAACGTGGTCAACAACCAGTGGGCGATCTCCACCTTCCAGGCCATTGCCGGTGGCGAGTCGACCACCTTCGCCGGCCGTGGCGTGGGTTGCGGCATCGCCTCGCTGCGGGTTGACGGCAACGACTTCGTCGCCGTGTACGCTGCCTCGCGCTGGGCCGCCGAACGCGCCCGGCGCGGCCTGGGCCCCTGCCTGATCGAGTGGGTCACCTACCGTGCCGGCCCGCACTCGACCTCGGACGACCCGTCCAAGTACCGCCCGGCCGATGACTGGAGCCACTTCCCGCTGGGCGACCCGATCGCCCGCCTGAAGCAGCACCTGATCAAGATCGGCCACTGGTCCGAGGAAGAACACCAGGCCACCACTGCCGAGTTCGAAGCCGCGGTGATCGCCGCGCAGAAAGAGGCCGAGCAGTACGGCACCCTGGCCAACGGTCACATCCCGAGCGCCGCCTCGATGTTCGAGGACGTGTACAAGGAAATGCCCGACCACCTGCGCCGTCAGCGCCAGGAACTGGGGGTTTGA
- a CDS encoding dihydrolipoamide acetyltransferase family protein — MGTHVIKMPDIGEGIAQVELVEWFVKVGDMIAEDQVVADVMTDKATVEIPSPVSGKVLALGGQPGEVMAVGSELIRIEVEGSGNHVDVPQAKPAEAPPAPVAARPEPQKEVKPAACQAPLNHEAAPIVPRQPGDKPLASPAVRKRALDAGIELRYVHGSGPAGRILHEDLDAFMSKPHSAGGQASSGYAKRTDSEQVQVIGLRRKIAQRMQDAKRRVAHFSYVEEIDVTALEALRQQLNSKHGDSRGKLTLLPFLVRALVVALRDFPQINATYDDEAQVITRHGAVHVGIATQGDNGLMVPVLRHAEAGSLWSNAGEISRLANAARNNKASRDELSGSTITLTSLGALGGIVSTPVVNTPEVAIVGVNRMVERPVVIDGQIVVRKMMNLSSSFDHRVVDGMDAALFIQAVRGLLEQPACLFVE; from the coding sequence ATGGGCACGCACGTCATCAAGATGCCGGACATTGGCGAAGGCATCGCGCAGGTCGAATTGGTCGAGTGGTTCGTCAAGGTCGGCGACATGATCGCCGAAGACCAGGTGGTGGCCGATGTCATGACCGACAAGGCCACCGTGGAAATCCCGTCGCCGGTCAGCGGCAAGGTGCTGGCCCTGGGTGGCCAGCCGGGTGAGGTGATGGCGGTTGGCAGCGAGCTGATCCGCATCGAAGTGGAAGGCAGCGGCAACCATGTGGACGTGCCGCAGGCCAAGCCGGCCGAAGCCCCGCCAGCCCCCGTGGCCGCCAGGCCGGAACCGCAGAAGGAAGTAAAGCCGGCTGCATGCCAGGCGCCGCTCAACCATGAGGCAGCCCCGATCGTGCCGCGCCAGCCGGGCGACAAGCCACTGGCCTCGCCGGCGGTGCGCAAGCGTGCCCTGGATGCCGGTATCGAACTGCGTTACGTACATGGCAGCGGCCCGGCCGGCCGCATCCTGCACGAAGACCTCGACGCGTTCATGAGCAAGCCGCACAGCGCTGGCGGGCAAGCGTCCAGTGGCTATGCCAAACGCACCGACAGCGAACAGGTGCAGGTGATCGGCCTGCGCCGCAAGATCGCCCAACGCATGCAGGACGCCAAGCGCCGGGTCGCGCACTTCAGCTATGTAGAAGAAATCGACGTCACCGCGCTGGAAGCCCTGCGCCAGCAACTCAACAGCAAGCACGGTGACAGCCGTGGCAAACTGACCCTGCTGCCGTTCCTGGTCCGTGCCCTGGTCGTGGCGCTGCGCGACTTCCCGCAGATCAACGCCACCTATGACGACGAAGCCCAGGTCATCACCCGCCATGGCGCGGTGCATGTGGGCATCGCCACCCAAGGTGACAACGGCCTGATGGTGCCGGTGCTGCGCCATGCCGAAGCGGGCAGCCTGTGGAGCAATGCCGGCGAGATTTCGCGCCTGGCCAACGCTGCCCGCAACAACAAGGCCAGCCGCGATGAGCTGTCCGGTTCGACCATTACCCTGACCAGCCTGGGCGCCTTGGGCGGTATCGTCAGCACACCGGTGGTCAACACCCCTGAAGTGGCGATCGTCGGCGTCAACCGCATGGTCGAGCGGCCGGTGGTAATCGACGGCCAGATCGTCGTGCGCAAGATGATGAACCTGTCCAGCTCGTTCGACCACCGCGTGGTCGATGGCATGGACGCCGCGCTGTTCATCCAGGCCGTGCGCGGCCTGCTCGAACAACCCGCCTGCCTGTTCGTGGAGTGA